From a region of the Thiorhodovibrio winogradskyi genome:
- a CDS encoding antitoxin family protein encodes MNQHLRAIYEAGVLRPLEAVSLSEHQEVALVLQTLDADLDDIPTSPIWEFAAELASTLPDDEWEKLPIDGATALDHYLYGVHKGPRNTHYLPMLAIGSQC; translated from the coding sequence ATGAACCAGCATCTGCGAGCGATTTACGAAGCCGGGGTATTGCGCCCCCTTGAGGCAGTGAGTCTGTCAGAACATCAAGAAGTCGCGTTAGTCTTGCAAACCCTGGATGCCGACCTCGACGACATCCCGACTTCACCAATTTGGGAGTTTGCTGCCGAACTGGCAAGCACACTGCCAGATGACGAGTGGGAGAAACTCCCAATTGACGGTGCGACAGCCCTTGATCACTATCTTTACGGCGTGCACAAAGGGCCACGAAACACGCATTATTTGCCGATGCTTGCTATTGGATCGCAGTGTTAA